A window of Synergistaceae bacterium contains these coding sequences:
- the secA gene encoding preprotein translocase subunit SecA produces MWNSIKKMLGLDPNERALDKYREIVEIVNSFAPKMESLPDDDLRAFGAKLKERAMDGESLDDLLPETFATVREASKRTIGLRHYDVQIIGGIALHDGRIAEMRTGEGKTLVATLAVVLNALGGNGVHLITVNDYLARRDAAWMGPIYNFMGLSVGVIYPYMPAEERWEAYRADITYGTNSEFGFDYLRDNMVMHKEQVVQRSHAYCIVDEVDSILIDEARTPLIISGPSDDNVEVYMKADGVARLLKEGQDYEKDEKERNIAITETGIAKCENLMKMPDLFSDAAKSELAHHIVQAVKAHRLFQRDVDYVVNNGEIVIVDEFTGRLMVGRRYSDGLHQAIEAKERVRVGRESQTLATVTLQNYFRMYEKLAGMTGTAATEAEEFREIYGLQVVTIPTHKEMIREDNPDVIFGTVMEKFNAVADEVQEANGRGQPVLVGTTSIENSERVSKLLKARKVPHHVLNAKHHEKEAWIVAQAGHLGAVTVATNMAGRGTDIMLGGNPEFLAKEKLLSQRPPIDWTVKALDQDDVYNYFVQYTNVLPEDLTRNYLHDRHLNPDAGGAWPEFLNGVFVRIRDAYAEYLSSFQEKCQAEHDQVTALGGLAIVGTERHEARRIDNQLRGRAGRQGDPGRSRFYLSLEDDLLRLFGSEKIQGLMGKLGMTDGEAIESSMLSRVIESSQHKVEQMHFDIRKQLLSYDNVMNMQRETVYSERRTILNEEDILDYGWGVLHRVLEEVLDRYFPEEEEPDPERAASRVRGIFGPGSGDVIAKLDSRAGLQIVREEIVSEMESRYRKKTGELTPEVAGGLVRYVLLNTLDDAWRDHLLAMDELRRGIGLRAIGQKDPLLEYQFESYNLFESMMQRVRESFSEQFFRVRVVTEDSRHRDRKLSENRDFQLPVLFSGRSEDMGDALPSVGEEKPEPVRKGVRVGRNDPCPCGSGKKYKHCCGKNA; encoded by the coding sequence ATGTGGAACAGTATAAAGAAAATGCTGGGGCTGGATCCCAACGAACGGGCTTTGGACAAATACCGGGAGATTGTGGAGATCGTGAACTCCTTCGCTCCCAAAATGGAAAGCCTGCCGGACGACGACCTGCGGGCCTTCGGGGCAAAACTGAAAGAACGGGCGATGGACGGAGAATCTCTGGACGACCTGCTGCCGGAAACTTTCGCGACCGTGCGGGAGGCCTCGAAACGCACCATCGGCCTGAGACATTACGACGTGCAGATCATCGGCGGCATAGCCCTCCACGACGGTCGCATCGCGGAAATGCGAACCGGCGAGGGAAAAACCCTCGTGGCCACTCTGGCGGTGGTGCTGAATGCCCTGGGGGGAAACGGCGTCCACCTGATCACGGTCAACGACTACCTAGCCCGTCGGGACGCGGCCTGGATGGGACCAATTTACAACTTTATGGGACTTTCCGTGGGGGTCATCTACCCCTACATGCCGGCGGAAGAGCGATGGGAGGCCTACCGGGCGGACATCACATACGGCACCAACAGCGAGTTCGGCTTCGACTACCTGCGGGACAACATGGTGATGCACAAAGAACAGGTGGTTCAGCGCTCTCACGCCTACTGCATAGTGGACGAAGTGGACTCCATCCTGATCGACGAGGCCCGAACGCCCCTGATCATTTCGGGCCCCTCGGACGACAACGTGGAAGTCTACATGAAGGCCGACGGAGTGGCCCGTCTGCTCAAAGAGGGACAGGACTACGAAAAGGATGAAAAAGAGCGCAACATCGCCATCACGGAAACCGGCATCGCGAAGTGCGAGAACCTGATGAAGATGCCCGACCTGTTTTCCGACGCCGCCAAGTCCGAGCTGGCCCACCACATCGTTCAGGCCGTGAAAGCCCACCGGCTTTTCCAGCGGGACGTGGACTACGTGGTCAACAACGGAGAGATCGTGATTGTGGACGAGTTCACCGGACGCCTGATGGTGGGCAGACGCTACTCCGACGGGCTGCATCAGGCCATCGAGGCGAAGGAACGGGTTCGGGTGGGGCGTGAAAGTCAGACCCTGGCCACGGTGACGCTGCAGAACTACTTCCGCATGTACGAGAAGCTGGCGGGAATGACGGGAACCGCCGCCACCGAAGCGGAGGAGTTTCGGGAGATCTACGGCCTGCAGGTGGTCACGATCCCCACCCACAAAGAAATGATTCGCGAGGACAATCCCGACGTGATTTTCGGAACGGTCATGGAAAAATTCAACGCCGTGGCGGACGAGGTGCAGGAGGCCAACGGCCGCGGCCAGCCGGTTCTGGTGGGAACGACCTCCATTGAGAACTCGGAGCGGGTGAGCAAGCTCCTGAAGGCCCGCAAAGTCCCCCACCACGTCCTCAACGCGAAACACCATGAAAAAGAGGCCTGGATCGTGGCCCAGGCGGGACATCTCGGCGCCGTCACCGTGGCCACCAACATGGCGGGCCGCGGAACGGACATCATGCTGGGCGGCAACCCCGAATTTCTGGCAAAGGAAAAACTTTTGTCCCAGCGCCCCCCCATCGACTGGACGGTTAAAGCTCTGGATCAGGACGACGTCTACAACTATTTCGTGCAGTACACCAACGTGCTTCCCGAAGACCTCACCCGAAACTATCTGCATGACCGGCATCTGAATCCGGATGCCGGCGGGGCGTGGCCCGAATTTCTAAACGGCGTCTTTGTCCGGATTCGGGACGCCTACGCGGAGTATCTTTCGTCCTTCCAGGAAAAATGTCAGGCGGAACACGATCAGGTTACGGCACTGGGAGGGCTGGCTATCGTGGGGACGGAGCGGCACGAGGCCCGGCGCATCGACAACCAGCTTCGGGGCCGTGCCGGACGGCAGGGAGATCCCGGCAGAAGCCGTTTCTATCTGTCGCTGGAGGACGATCTGCTGCGACTTTTCGGCTCCGAGAAAATTCAGGGGCTCATGGGAAAACTGGGCATGACCGACGGAGAGGCCATCGAGTCCTCCATGCTCTCCCGTGTCATCGAGTCCTCCCAGCACAAGGTGGAACAGATGCACTTCGACATCAGAAAACAGCTTCTGTCCTATGACAACGTGATGAACATGCAGCGTGAGACGGTCTACTCCGAGAGACGCACCATTCTCAACGAGGAGGACATCCTTGATTACGGATGGGGTGTTCTCCACCGGGTTCTCGAAGAAGTGCTGGATCGCTACTTCCCCGAGGAAGAAGAACCCGATCCGGAGCGGGCCGCTTCCCGTGTGAGGGGAATATTCGGTCCCGGAAGCGGAGACGTCATCGCAAAGCTGGACAGCCGCGCCGGCCTCCAGATCGTGCGGGAGGAGATCGTTTCGGAAATGGAATCCCGCTACCGGAAAAAAACCGGAGAACTCACCCCGGAGGTGGCTGGAGGCCTGGTGCGTTACGTCCTTCTGAACACGCTGGACGACGCCTGGCGGGACCACCTCCTGGCCATGGACGAGCTGCGGCGGGGCATTGGACTTCGCGCCATCGGCCAGAAAGATCCTCTGCTGGAGTATCAGTTCGAGTCGTATAATCTCTTCGAGAGCATGATGCAGCGGGTGCGGGAGTCTTTTTCCGAGCAGTTCTTCAGGGTGCGGGTGGTCACGGAGGACTCGCGGCATCGGGACCGGAAACTTTCCGAGAACCGGGATTTCCAGCTGCCTGTGCTCTTCTCCGGACGATCGGAGGACATGGGAGACGCTTTACCCTCCGTCGGCGAAGAAAAGCCCGAGCCCGTCAGAAAAGGCGTCCGGGTGGGGCGTAATGACCCCTGCCCCTGCGGAAGCGGCAAAAAATACAAGCACTGTTGTGGTAAAAACGCGTAA